The Populus nigra chromosome 4, ddPopNigr1.1, whole genome shotgun sequence genome contains the following window.
TTGAGGATTAACTTGGCTTTTCATTCTATAATGACATGACAGGATAGGTCATAGGTGGCTTTTGTCTTCTCTGACATATCTGTCCTGGGATGGTAATCTTCTTACATGCTTGTCATATAATTTTCCTGCCCATGTCAGCCCGTGCAGTCCTCGATCGAACTTGCGGGGAGATGGCATGGGGCTATGGGCTGAGCATGACGTCTGACACCTTGTTATGAGCATTTATTTCCATTCAGATCCAACGATTTCATGATAGGCCAAGAAAGCTGTGTGTTGTGCTTTTGTATCGTATCATGCATCGCTACTACGTTTGAATTTCCCAGTTCTCACCTATCCATTACTTCCTCACTTGCCTCAGCACTGTTGGGCAACAGCAAAGACCCACCACCAGATATAGCTCCTAAATTTCTGGCATCTACTTAAAATACAAGCAGGGTTATAATAACAGTGCTGAGAGTTATAATTGTTTCCAGACATCCAGAATGTTATACTAACATGAAAATAGCACCCTTGTTAACCTGAACACACAGCCGTTCTATGCCATCAACTGAACGATGATGGGAATTAACAGTACTCCATGGAAATGAAAGGCGGCATGAGACACAGAGACAATGGGAACCGAAGGATAAAAGAAGCAATTTCTGGCAAAAATGTCCACTATTACAAGTTATGAGCTGGCTGTGCAGATGGGTATAGAAATAATTGCTGAACAATAAAGAACGAGACATGCAAATACAGGAAGAAAAaatggaggaccaaattgacaCTCAGACACTCTTCGCTGCAGAACAGATGCTTACTCCAGCTTCTCCAGCTCTCCCATTCTCTCTATGATTGCCTGCGCATTACAATGAGTATCAGTTGCCTGTTTAAAGTGGGGATTAATTTACCAAAATAACAAAGAGGGAGAAAAGGAAGTTATGAAAAGTGTTGTGCCATGATAACTAAAAACTTGTACATTTGTGCTTCCATTATCCTCcccaaaacaaacacaaatattaGTTGATGGAATGGATCGACCATACAGATACAGTAATCCGATAACGTGGGGGGTGGTAAAATGAGCAAAAACTTGTTTTCCCTATGAACAAGATTTGCCAGGAAGAAATAGAATTCCAGAAAATACTCACCCTCTTGCTTGTTTCTTGAAGCTCCCCAGCGAGAATGAATTCATCAAGTATCAAATAAACCTTTTAAGGAGGAAACAGAAAATCAAACAAAGAAGTGCATAAGAAAAACAGTAGCAAATAACAGATTGCTCTGTAGGAAAACACACACGCACATGGAATGATAAAAAGCCAATAAGAGGCCTGTGAATTCCTTTCAGGAACTAATTATACGGTGTAATTGATCTGGTAACTAGACCAAAAGGCAAGAATCACACATGGTAAAAGCAAAGAAGCAGGAAACATCGAATCATCCATGCAACACCAATAGAATCGCTAGAGCGAAGACGAGCATGGTTAAAGTAACATTCTCACAACAacgaaaactaaaaaatcatgacAGGGACAAACCTTGTGAAAGTTAAACACCAAATCTAGCTCACACACATTGCTGAAGAAATGATCCAATATCTCCACAAATAAATGAATGCACTCCAAATAAGCCAATTCGTTATCCGTTATGTCGACACACAGCGAAAAAAACAATCCAGCATACCGCCTGTATATCACCTTGTGTGTCCTAAACTGCAACCAAAACATTCCTTAGCTAAAACAACAGTTCCATTATTACTCAATGTTCAAGTTCCAAttgttttcattaataaaaagaattcaacACAACTAATCAGATTAATCAGATTAGGATTTGTTTAAGCACCGGCTCCTGCTTAATTAGATCATAATTAGCTTCTTCTCTTTATCAACTCGAAAGGGATGAGAAATCAATTACCTCAACAAAATTCGTGAATTTAGCATCTCTATTAACAACCAATCGGTGAACCTAAAAAACACAATCgaattcataaaagaaaaactaaaaaaatcaaacaattagaaataaaaaaagagagtataaATCAGACAAAACCTCGTATTCGACTTTGTGCTTCTCGGAATCCTCAAGAGGAACATAGTATTTAGCGAGACGAGTCTTGCCTTGTCTGTTTTGCAGGAGTATAAATCGGATCTGCCAAATCAAACATCGTCAAAAACAGACATTACccaaaagtaagaaaaaatttGTTCAGAACATGATATCAGACAGAAAGATAACCATTGTTAGAGAAATTAAAGATCGAACGATGAATTAACGAAGAAGTTTCACGAATAATTTTCAAGCAGCGTTAATCTGGAGAGGGATGGAGGTGTAgaaatgtttgatttttctcGTGAATTTCTATCGTCTTGAGAGGAAGGGAGTCTCCAAGGTTGAATATGTCGAAGGAAAGGAGGAGAGTGAGATCTAGCGTGTAACAACCGTATACAGATAAATCGTGTGATACTTGAAGTTGAATTCTCTCTCGGTTGATGACTCGATAtagtatttttctattttgatcttTTGACTGCTGTGTGATTAATTTGCGGCTACTGTGATGTTCACACATAAGTTTGGTATGAGCATTTCACACTTACGTGAATGAGGCGAGCCTGTGTTCGCCGTTTCGCTATGTTTGTCAAACGAAACGCAGGCTGCAGTCAGCTTTTACATTTTTATCTGGAAAAGATAAATTGTGTGTTTGGTAAtacattgtaaatttttttaaaaaaatatattaaaatatattttttaatttttatcatcaatatattaaattcataaaaaaaaattaaaaaaattaattcaatatttttttaaattaattatatttttaaaatatattcaaccGCCGGTTTTCAAACACGGTGACAGGCCAAGCATGATGCTGCTAATTTTCAAGATAAATTGGATGCGGGGAATCCATTTAGTACGCTACAGATTCAAGCTAGGTGGTTCTGATTGAACACCAATTGCAGAGACATAAATTACTTTCATGGCAATCAAGTGATTGGCTAGCCTAATAATTATGGTCGTACTTTGGAGTTTGTAGCAGCCAAGAGAGCAGCTCCAATACCAGACCCGTCTTTTGAAAATGTTCTATGACTCTGTTTTTCGAAATTTCTAATCCCAGAAGCTCGGTAAAAGCATCTTGTAGGTATCTTCTGTAATGGGGGTGGTGCTCGTATAATCCACCGCGCGTCCCATGGATGCTACAGTTCCTTTATCAAATATGGTACCTTTGGAATCATCTTCCATCTTTTGCAGAATCCCTGCACTTGCCAAGCGTCCACCTCTCTTTACAATGGCGTCGCAAACCTCTGATTAACACAATCCTCCTATCATTCAAGCTGGGCTCAGCCTGAACTTGAAATTTGGATTAAAGGAAATAGTGAATGATAGGAATAGCCGAGTTGAACAAGAAGATCCAAGTAATATAACTCCTTTTCAATTATACATATCTCAGACGATATTGACTGGCAAGCATAAGTTAAAATATCCTGCAGAAATGCAGGACTACTTACTATTGACCTCTAGTGATTACTTTATTGTTCGTTGAACATCACTCCACTTGATTAAGAGCGTCTGCGGTGTGTGTATATAGGAAAAGAATTCCTATCATCTATACTGTCTCCCACTGGAAAGCAAATTCCATATGTACACTCAATTTCGTCAATAGGCTAAAGTCATAAGAGTAGCAGAACAGTAAAGATTACCCCAGTCCCCAGCTACATTACGTAGAATCGAACCATTGGCTTGAAGATCATCTGAATTGTCCTGCTGCATTGCGCATATATATGGGGTCTTGCCATGCATTTCAGAACACGCTTCAGTACGAAGGAAAGACAAGTGCTCATGACATGCAAGCATGTAACTGAACTAGACAGTAAGATAGCGTTTTATtactgttaaaaaataaaagatattgagatagaaaaaataattgagccAGAATTGTTTTCAGTAATGATTTACATGATAAAATGATTGTTTCTAGATCCTGTTTGGTTATGGTagatataacaaaataaaatataaaaatatatattttactcttaatataCATTGTTGCCAtacttatatatttaaaaaataattcaatattttcttttactaaTTTAGTTTGtattgagtgttgaaattaataatattataataaccttaGTTATAAGATCAGGATTGACTTCAAGGGTTAACCCGAGGCTTGAACTAGtctgaattttaaaaagaatagagGAAGGCCTGGCTTGACTTGACTTGACCCGTTCAAAATCCAGGTCAACCTAGGATAAAACACTAGTAAAAAAttcgttgatttttttgaaaagaataaaactttttttggATCGGCCAAGTCAAGCCTCCCGCTCGTGACCTAAACCTTGACTTGGGTAGATTCCCGAGTTAGAATTAAAACTAAGATAATAACCATTTTATGTATacattgactcgggtcaacttGTATTGACTCTATCGACCTGTGACCTAGCTCTTACCCTAGTTGATTCAagaatcgagttttaaaactatgatgataataatttttatccttacattgacTTGGGTCAATCCTCATGATTAGTGACATAGACTTTGTCCTGAGTTGACTCccgaattaagttttaaaactataacagtaactatttttattttatattgactaTCCCGACACGTGATTCAGGCTTTACCTCTTGTTGACTCTCAAGTtgacttttaaaattatgataataacaactcgtaaaatattttttactaacaAACAAGGGCGGAGATATGTTAAGGTCTAGGGTGGGCTGTAGCCTAGgttaagattttatcaatatattttgactagtttgggttaaaatttcagaattttttgagaaattcagaaaattattgaaaaatcat
Protein-coding sequences here:
- the LOC133691398 gene encoding AP-2 complex subunit sigma — translated: MIRFILLQNRQGKTRLAKYYVPLEDSEKHKVEYEVHRLVVNRDAKFTNFVEFRTHKVIYRRYAGLFFSLCVDITDNELAYLECIHLFVEILDHFFSNVCELDLVFNFHKVYLILDEFILAGELQETSKRAIIERMGELEKLE